In Ananas comosus cultivar F153 linkage group 7, ASM154086v1, whole genome shotgun sequence, the sequence TGATCTTTCTTTCGCGTTCTGCTATAACTGAAACCCCTGAATCTAGAGCCATTTGGTGTTCCACCTTGATCTTCGGGTGTATCCCTTATATTTTTTCGTACCCATTGTCCACATTGGTTTTTCTTGAAACCGATACTTGTGAAAGTGCTACTGTCGATAAGCTTAGTGTTCTTCTTCGGCAGCTCACGCCCTAGAGCGAAGTCGAAGTGCTGGAAGACGGCGGTGAGCAACGACCCGTAGGGAAGAGAGCGGGAGGCATGGTCGGCAGCGGCGGCCATATGACAAATAATAATGTGGGCCAGGTTAACTCGGATCTCCTCTCTGAGATGGTGAAGCAGGAAAAGATCCATCTTTTGGACGGCAGTGTGGTGGCCGTCGCGAGGAAGAACGAGCTTAGTGAGGAGGAAATGGGCGAGGCGATCGTGAAACGAAAGCTTAGAGCTGTCTTCTCTAGAAGCGGACGGCTCGCACAGAAGGTGATTCCTAGCTTCCTCCTCGGTGAAGTCAGGGAAGTTCCAAATGACTGTTCGGTAATACATCACGCCGACGCGAGGGATGTTTAGTATGGTGTTGAGTAAGACGGGAGTGATCGAAAAATCGCGTCCCCGAATGCGGCTAGAAATTGTAGAATGAGATATGTTATAGGAGGCATtggcataaaatattttgattaggTCGGGATAAATGGGTCGATTGTTTTGGACAAATGAATCCCAACCTACTTGGGAAAGTCTAGCAAGAAGTTCTTCACAATCAAAGTTGGAGAAATCAACCCAACGGCAAGGCTGAATAGAACGACCTAATTGATATCTATGCTGGGCCTCCCTGGATACAAAATTAATTGCGTCGAAATCATCGTTCCTACGAAGTGATGGATTTTTTGTTCCAGGCATggttgaaacttttagaaaatttagAGTGAGAAACTAATTAGGGcaaactaaaaatcaaataaaaagacATTTATGATGAAAAATCTAGTAGATCTTGATGGGGAAAGAAGCTAAAACACTTATAAAAGTACAAGaagatttgaagaaaaaaaaaaaaggttctgAGATGAGATCACAAAAGTTTGCTTtcctggagagagagagagatttaaaaaaaaaaaggatgcaGATGATGAAAATGAGAAGGAAATTAAGATTTTACCACACCTGAAGAGCAAAGGAGGAGGAACCCAAGCTTTTGACTGCTCACGCGAAGATTTGGGCTCAGGAGCTGCAGTGGATTCGGACAGTCTCAGAAGGAAGAGGAagtagaagaagagaagaaaaaacgATTGCGAGGACAAGGAACATagggcccaaaaaaaaaaaaaaaaaagaaaaaaagggaaaaacttcaaaaacccctaatgtggtttcgtagtttctcactttgtccctctgtggtttaaaatgtatcaaattgcccccatgtggtttcgtttttatcttttcggtaacttttttgttaatatttcattaaattatatacaaaaaacttcagatatccatctagatttatcaaatattcactttagtaccctttaattttaattttatcactgatttaagaaaaatatataatgaaattgataagaaaaagagaaaaatgaaaccacagagggacaaattgatacattttaaaccacaggggggcaaagtgagaaactacgaaaccacaggggggtttttgaagtttttccaaatatatatatatatatagttgtgctggtatgcttataaaagcacggaggcctccgtgcttccaagtcattttttatgttcgaactttcgaatcgacgattggctccgttagagttgatctagagtatttaaagtacctagaaaataaattttgcgatttttcgatatcatttacctattgaTCGaagagctcaaaatcaataattttaatggccgtggtgagccggttgcaagtttaatggtgtagaaatatcaaaatcacatgaaattttgatagaaaattttttataccatataaaacaagatcaataaatttgatctaaaattttaatgtcatatcatcatattttgtaagatttttattttcagccgttgattttgagccacttcgatcactatgcaaatgatatcgaaaaatcgcaaaatttattttctagatacttcaaatactctagatcaagtctaacggagccgatcgtcaattcaaaagtccgaacatcgaaaacaaagtggaagcacagagccctccgtgcttccataagcatcctagccgcactatatatatatatgtagtgaggctactatgcatctggaagcacggaaccaTCCGTGCTTCTAGATCGTTTTctatattgcgactttcgaatcgtcgatcggctccgttaaacttgatctagagtatttgaagtacctagtaaaaaaattatgcgatttttcgatattatttgcctagtgaacgaaggggctcaaaatcaacggctgaaaataaaaatcttacaaaacgtgataatatgacaataaaattttagatcaaagatattgatcttgttttatatagtataaagaattttctatcaaaatttcacatgatttggatatttctacaccgttaaactcgcAAACGGCttactacggccattaaaattattgattttgagccccttcgatcactaggcaaatgatatcgaaaaatcataaaatttattttctagatacttcagatgctctagatcaagtttaacggacccgatcgacgattcgaaagttgcaacatcgaaaacgacatgaaagcacggaaggctccgtgcttccaaaagcatagtagcctcacactatatacagagagagagagagagagagagagagagagttgagatagAATACTTCGAAAAGCACGAAAAAGTTGGTGCTTtggagtttttagcctttggatgaaaaaatgtaggATTGGactgatggtggtaggtggtgatagaTGGAATAATGTTGATCCAatggctattaataatcaaggagtagatccaatggctaaaaatttagaagcaccaaggagatggtgcttctaaaagtattctagctcaattctttatatatatatatatatagagagagagagagagagagtttggctggaatactatcgatagtaccaaagatttggtgctatcgaattttccaccgttagatttaaccctttgattaattttacccgttagattatactattcaaatattgttcaaccaaccactcactcgaCCCTAGGGAGCcgatatcatcctaaccatatattttttaatccaagggttaaaaaactaatagtaccaatagcttggtgctattaagttttctgcctttggattaaaagatatgcggttagaatgatgtgggccccccagggttgagtgagtgattagttgaatagtataatcgaacggatgaaaatgataaaaaagataaatctaacggcaaaaaacttgatagctccaaatgcttcgtgctatcgattGTATCCCaatcggactatatatatatatatatatatatatatatatatatatatatatatatatatatatatatatatatattattaatattatatttagctAGCGATACTATCAGCTAGTAAACGAGGCATTCTTACTAACCTATTTGtatttcgataatagagcttcatGACGAATGGCTTCGTTTAAATATGAGCTATTAAACATTTacaactatctagaaatcaaatttcacctTGCACTTTTGATATTGTTTTATTCATCAtagtgaacagaaaatgaatgggctgaaaatgaatatttttataaatgatgatagaagtcttATACTGAAGATCAggaatatagattttttttaatacgtttaaagaattttctaacaaattcaattgatttggtaTTTTACGCGCAAATCACGAgaaaaacgcctcttatcgaaccattaaaaattaatacaaattttga encodes:
- the LOC109712420 gene encoding uncharacterized protein LOC109712420, which codes for MYYRTVIWNFPDFTEEEARNHLLCEPSASREDSSKLSFHDRLAHFLLTKLVLPRDGHHTAVQKMDLFLLHHLREEIRVNLAHIIICHMAAAADHASRSLPYGSLLTAVFQHFDFALGRELPKKNTKLIDSSTFTSIGFKKNQCGQWVRKNIRDTPEDQGGTPNGSRFRGFSYSRTRKKDHLCSSRFCSADVNYVTTDEEEVEGEREEAGREDVQQEAPMPSPRHAPPPCDPYPTQIDIRQRFDRLENQVYQRLNRMDHMLDRMENQWNALFELSSAFYAAYGPRASQPSSSTASPSKATTSRDKDDRDGDGED